The DNA region CTTTATCTACTACACTGTATCTCAGTTAAGTTGTAGCTTCAGACCTGCTGTGTGCTTTCCATTCTTCCAAAAGACTaattttgtggttttaaaaaaaaaaagaaagaaaaatgtctcaaaatgtgAGGATGATTTGGAGCCATACCTAACTTCTTCTCCGGCGAAGTCAAAAACCTTAGTGATGGTGACTTTAGTAGGTTGTGACGCTTTTGTTTCTGTACTCAAAGGAGCAACCTTCAATAATGAGGAATCATCCTGgaggataaaaacaaaagaaaaattatAAGACACATACAGAAAATACTGTTGGTTAGATCATTAAAGCTCTGATGATCTGGGCTATACTGTAAAccatttgatatattttaagTACTCCCTATATATCTGGGTTCACCCTgtgaatgtttcattttgaaacatggTATCCTGTGACTTTACGCCTGAAAGCACCATTAAAAAGTTTGGTGTTTTACGTAAACAAAACATAGAACCATCTTAGTCATACAATGGCTGTGTGGAACATATTTACCTTCTGTGTGGTACCTGACTGTGAGGCAGGCGCGGACTCTTTGGGTCTGGATCCAACGTCAGACAGGAAGCTCGCCCATAGGTCATCAgattttttcttctgtcttgcATCATCATCCCTCCCCACCTCGGCCGGTCCCACCTCTTCCTGTGGGGGCTGTGcctcttcttctccacctcggccctcctcctcttctattTTCAGTactcccttcttcctctgtctgtagatttcccccccccccccaagggtGTGAATAAAAGGTTATCATCATTGGCATCATAATCTTAGATTTCTCTTATGTATCTTtgattaaagataaaaacacagtgcaCTAAATGCAAACGTACAGAGAATGTTGTTAATTGGATATAAATGGAGGACATTTCCAGTCCAGAATTTTGGAAAAGCCACTGACAAtatggtttttaaaatgtttcttccaAGTCTTTGTCCTCATTCAGTGATTCAGAACAAAATGGGATAACTGGGGCTAATATACATTGCACAATATCAAGTCATACTGGGGACACCTGGTGGCATTTCAGTGATGGAATCAGCCTTTGATCATAAATACTGGTATCTGACCCATATTAGCCATCTATCAAAATGCACTGTACATTATCAGGTCATGCCTTTTATCTGAAATCATTCTAAGGTGATATTATGACTGTAACTGTGTCCTCTCACCTCATACCGATGTCCTTTttcgtcctcttcttcttcttcttgctaACATCGTCAGGATGTGTCACGCCGTCATCGCCGTGCAGAGGGTCTTCCTTTTCGCACTCATTAATGTCGTCCTCGCTGAGGTTGTCgtctgaggagaaagagaacaggAGGCAGCGGGaatgagaaaaataacatgCGAATACGCAGATCGCACATCAGCTGATTTAACAGATCCAGGGCCGGGAGATCATTCAATTCTACGTTTAtgatgcctgttttttttttcttttctcgaCGTGGTCATGGAAGTGTTAATTCAATGATGATGTTTTAGCACTGAGGTGACTGCATTGTATTCAGAAGTGTTTCTAACATCCTGCTCCCATCATGTATGTAAACGcctctcaatataatgtagTCAAGTACAACACCACCTTCAACTATGAACTCAGTAATAAACAtaattgaatttacacatttctgacaatgtcaacaaaaactgagcGTAATACATTACTTAAGGTAGAACTTatggcagagctgctgtgttgaACTGCAATAGGTTTTACAGGCggacctaataaagtggccactgagtgtagaTAACGAAACAACCATACGTGGCCAGTATCTCTATCTAATGTATCACTCTGGCCAAATATCATCTTGTCACTAGTCAGCCCTCACTCCCGTTTTAACCCCATTTTACACAGTGTATGAATCTGACCAGATTTGCATGCAAATTTACAGGAAATTAGTCTAATAACGGTAaccacagcacagcagagggAACCAATCAAAGACATTTAGCACAGAAATGTGCTAAAATAAACGCTGCTTGATGATTCAAATTCAAGCCGAAATTAGCAGCAGACTCCGTTGTTTCGTCTTAAGTCATAGCCATCGAGGTGTGTACGTTCGCCGAGAAGCAGTTCAccaatgaatgttttttgtaacGGAATTTAGCACGCAGTCCCTCAACGCAAGTAAGGACGTCGCGTTAAGGCGTCAATATTTTACACAATAGCTAGTTTATCATGTTTAGTGCGTAGTACTTTTGGGTGATCTCATTTTAGTCGTCTTATGTGACAAATTCATTTGCTACAACACTTAAACCCACtaaaagctaacgttaaccCTCCATGCGATCCTCTGCAACTAGCTAGTTAACGTTGTTAGTATAGACTAGCCTCTTAGCCGCTGCAATTAACACAAGTGTTTACAGTGCTCACCTGATGGGACGTAGTCTGCATCTTCATTAGATGAATACCCATCAGAGTCGTAGTCAGAATAGTTCATCATTTTGGGAGGAAAAGCTTCAGGCTAACAGCGAAGGAAATGAAGAAGGGCACAAGGCGCCAGTATGTTGAACTACTAGCTTATTTACTGCTTTCGCAACGTTACAAACGTGGCCCTAACTGGCTACAAAAGCCTCCATGCTaatcaaaacaaagctaaaatgTTGCTTGTTTTCAATTCTGTAAGAGATACAAATACATTCAGTGTACCAAAATGTATGAAACAGGGTACAACTGCAGCGTTTcaggagaaaggaaaacaatgtGACTTCCTGTGGCGGCGACGGCAAGCTGAAAGGTTCAATCTTCTCTTATTTTGTGGCGAAGACCAAGAAACACCAAGAGGCATTACCGCCACCTACAGGACTGGAGTGTAGGATCGAGTATGCAGTGCATTGGAAAGTAATTCCGACTTAAAGCTATGATCCTAAAAGTGTCGTCATTCAAATGACTTCAAAGTCaaatatcaaaaatgtaatcaagtgaattcattgttttgtaaatacaatgaaatatagGAGGTTTTGCCCTTAAAATTGCCTTTATGAAATGCAGCTTGAGATAACTGAGATCTTATACATTTGTCATACATAACAGTACTGGGCtggtgaaaaacaaatactccaaaaaaaaaaaagaattcacaAAAGGGCAGaacaaagataaataaacattttatgcCAATATCCAGTATGATTTTAAGGTAGTCTCCTCCTAAAAATGGTTTACGACCAGCAGAGGATGCTGTTTGGTTAAATTAGCTCTGAGCCTGAGACCTTGGCGGAGCATCTAGAGACTGgagtgagacacaaacacacacagtttcatctTGATATCtgcttttttatctttttttttttttgttgatattatctcacacacattgttgttactggggctgcaactaacaattacttttACAATTACCACCAGCgatttgcattgtgggacacagtatgcgaggtagactggtccgatgcGTACAGGAGATTTTTTTCTGAATCAGCACCACATCCGGgagtttttgacatactgcatatttaacttttgtttgcatactcCGTGCTACATTTTGGTCAAATCAGTACATAGTGCTAGTCAGTGGCGTGTGGTCCATTAAAGGCGTTGGGGCGCCgcccctcctgcaattccaattgtgaaatacattattttaatgaaaaaccgttaatgttattgttgtgttgtgtgtgtgtatatacatttaagttgttactctcacataaatcatacattataacagaaacgTGCGATGACGGCGACGGCGgcatgtgtgtaatatgttcggctttccctggtggcccctgattgagttgacacggcaccagaaaataactggaaatgttgccaaattggTGGATTTTCCACCCATTtaggtggctgtaggatggtttcATGTCTGTAAAAATTAGTTTGGGTGGGTTGCCAAAACTTTAGCCTGATGTGTCatggtgcagatgtttttcttattttttttccaatactgatattattttctggctaataattaggtttttgaaccaacctggcaacactgcccaagcaggaagaagaagtactgaaacgTTTCAATATTACTTCTTGGTACTTGGGCAGTGTTGCTAGAGGAGATCgatagacaaacagacagacaggcagaacaCGTCACATAGTTTACGTGACAGTATCGGATAGCATgccaagatttagtagccccacctagtggaaatGTCACGCCACGCCACTGCTGCTAGTGTAGTACCTGCACGTAAACTTACAAAGCAGTTTACTAGGACACAACAGGCTACAATGGACTGTCACAAAATaccaaacacagcacaacagtACAGGTTCTATAAGACACTTGGTCCATGACGCTTTAGTTACAACAG from Enoplosus armatus isolate fEnoArm2 chromosome 6, fEnoArm2.hap1, whole genome shotgun sequence includes:
- the cfdp1 gene encoding craniofacial development protein 1, with protein sequence MMNYSDYDSDGYSSNEDADYVPSDDNLSEDDINECEKEDPLHGDDGVTHPDDVSKKKKKRTKKDIGMRQRKKGVLKIEEEEGRGGEEEAQPPQEEVGPAEVGRDDDARQKKKSDDLWASFLSDVGSRPKESAPASQSGTTQKDDSSLLKVAPLSTETKASQPTKVTITKVFDFAGEEVRVNKEVSADSREAKSYLKSQNAQQEEEEEEEEEDGDEGDEEKELTPSKPPLPGPSAKRPAGMTSILSRFGGKKQKMSTLEKSKMDWDAFKSEEGITEELAIHNRGREGYVERKNFLERVDHRQFELEKAVRLNNMKQ